One Acanthochromis polyacanthus isolate Apoly-LR-REF ecotype Palm Island chromosome 6, KAUST_Apoly_ChrSc, whole genome shotgun sequence DNA segment encodes these proteins:
- the LOC110945560 gene encoding tumor necrosis factor receptor superfamily member 14-like codes for MIWRRTLLTPAVFLIIVMKVFTGHTLTCRPAEYQIGNECCPMCPAGSRVKTDCTEFRTTSCLPCLKGTFVEKPTGRKNCFHCTNCDEGLGLKVKTSCTTTSDAVCEPLEGFYCIDPRGNNCVAAQKHRICHPGQYINQKGTPFTDTVCSDCSIGTFSDGTFTSCRPHFQCESNLQVIKPGTSSTDAECGEKRSNVAAIVAIVCVLFILLIIAAVVYWFCFRKKKTCFRSEERNTNPVIFSQPSLENGELSPSETVPMRISPD; via the exons ATCATCGTGATGAAAGTCTTCACTGGTCACACTCTAACATGTCGTCCAGCAGAATATCAGATAGGGAATGAATGCTGTCCAATGTGTCCTGCAG GAAGTCGAGTTAAAACTGATTGTACAGAGTTCAGAACGACATCATGTCTGCCCTGCCTCAAAGGAACCTTTGTGGAAAAACCCACTGGGCGGAAAAATTGTTTCCACTGCACCAACTGTGATGAag GTTTGGGTCTGAAGGTAAAGACATCATGTACAACAACATCAGATGCAGTTTGTGAACCACTGGAGGGATTCTACTGTATTGATCCAAGAGGGAACAACTGTGtagcagcacagaaacacagaatctGTCATCCAGGACAATACATCAACCAAAAAG gaacACCCTTCACAGACACTGTGTGCTCTGACTGCAGCattggaacattttcagatgGAACATTTACATCTTGTCGGCCACATTTTCA ATGTGAATCAAACCTTCAAGTGATAAAACCAGGAACTTCTTCTACTGATGCTGAATGTGGAGAAAAACGTTCAAATGTCGCAGCAATTGTGGCtattgtctgtgttttatttattttattaataattgcTGCAGTAGTTTATTGGTTTTGcttcagaaagaagaaaacgTGTTTCAGATCAG aagaaagaaacacaaatccagtcattttcagtcaa CCTTCATTAGAAAATGGAGAACTATCACCATCAGAGACTGTTCCTATGAGAATATCACCAG ACTAA